The proteins below are encoded in one region of Candidatus Thermoplasmatota archaeon:
- the truA gene encoding tRNA pseudouridine(38-40) synthase TruA: MPRVALRVAYDGSAFHGSQRQPSLRTVEGEILAALSAVGAVADPRSSRFQMASRTDAGVSARANVCAVDAALEPVELARAVTANARDLWILEAAAVDDAFHPRSAVARRYRYHLPAAGLDVERFAEALSVFMGRHDFTSFARLEPGVDPVRDLREARAVSDGSFVVATFVAPSFLWNQVRRMVAAARAVARDEIEAGAVREALAGRRDLDLGLAAPEGLVLDDVAYDPPVAWRSAVGPRARDDLRDRLARLDLARAVHADLARNLDGLAPPRDAR, from the coding sequence GTGCCCCGCGTCGCGCTCCGCGTCGCCTACGACGGCTCGGCCTTCCATGGCAGCCAGCGCCAGCCGTCCCTGCGCACCGTCGAGGGGGAGATTCTCGCGGCGCTTTCGGCCGTCGGCGCGGTCGCGGATCCGCGCTCGTCGCGCTTCCAGATGGCTAGCCGCACGGACGCCGGCGTCTCGGCGCGCGCGAACGTGTGCGCCGTCGACGCGGCGCTCGAGCCCGTGGAACTCGCGCGGGCCGTGACGGCGAACGCGCGCGACCTCTGGATCCTGGAGGCGGCCGCCGTCGACGACGCGTTCCATCCCCGCAGCGCCGTCGCGCGACGATACCGTTACCACCTTCCGGCCGCGGGCCTCGACGTCGAGCGCTTCGCCGAGGCGCTCTCCGTTTTCATGGGGCGGCACGATTTCACCTCCTTCGCGCGCCTCGAACCCGGCGTCGATCCTGTGCGCGACCTCCGCGAGGCGCGCGCGGTCTCCGATGGTTCCTTCGTCGTTGCGACGTTCGTCGCGCCGTCCTTCCTGTGGAACCAGGTCCGCCGCATGGTGGCGGCCGCCCGCGCCGTCGCCCGCGACGAGATCGAGGCCGGCGCCGTCCGCGAGGCGCTCGCCGGGAGGCGCGACCTCGACCTCGGCCTCGCGGCGCCCGAGGGGCTCGTGCTCGACGACGTTGCATATGATCCTCCCGTCGCGTGGCGATCTGCGGTCGGTCCCCGCGCGCGCGACGATCTCCGCGATCGTCTCGCGCGGCTCGACCTCGCCCGGGCCGTCCACGCGGACCTCGCCCGAAACCTTGACGGCCTCGCGCCTCCTCGCGACGCGCGATGA